Sequence from the [Clostridium] scindens genome:
GAGTGGCAGCAGTCGTCTATCTCCTCCCGCTTCCCCACATATTCCACACTCGATTCCCTCTTTATGTGCGGCTTCTGCAATATTTTTGATTAATTTCAAAACTGCAGGATGATAAATGGTATACAATTCTGAAACCGCTTCATTACCTCTGTCAACAGCCAATGTATACTGTGTCAGATCATTGGTTCCGATTGAAAAAAAGTCTACCTTCTTTGCAAATTCATTTGCCAGAATGGCGGCCGAAGGAATTTCCATCATCATACCAACCGGAATTTTGTCTTTTATCAAAACGCCTTCTTTCCTCAAGGCATCTGCCACATTTTGAAGTTCTTCCTTCGCCGCTTCCAATTCTTCTATTGATGAAATCATAGGAAACATAATAGCCAGATTCCCATATTCAGATGCACGGAGCAATGCACGGAGCTGCGTTTGAAACAGTTCTTTCCTTTTTAGACATAACCGAATTGCTCGAAAACCAAGAAACGGATTACTTTCTTCTTCAATATCAATTGCTTTTTGTGGCTTATCCCCCCCTATGTCGAGTGTTCTTACAATCACTCGCTTTGTACCCATCACCTCCAAAGCTTTTTTATATTCTTGAAATTGTTCCTCTTCAGAAGGTAATGTGTCACGGTTCAAATATAAAAATTCGCTTCTGAAAAGTCCAATTCCTTCCGCACCTTCTTGAAGCGCGTTCCGTGCTTCGGCACCATTTCCAATATTTCCGTAAAGAGAAATTGTCTTTCCATCTCTTGTTTTCGACGGACAGCCAATGTATTTTTTTAATTGATGCACTTCCTCTTCTTGTCTTCGTACATCATCTTTTGCTTTTTCAATTTCTTCCTCTGATGCATGTATAATTATATTGCCTGCGTCCCCATCTAAAATAATCATTTCCTCTGTATCCATATGCTCCATTGCATCTGCAATTCCAGCAACAGCCGGAATACCTAATGATTTTGCAATAATAGCTGCATGTGAAGTCGGCCCACCCACTTCGCTCACAATGCCTTTTACATATGAAAAATCCATTTTCATTGTCATAGAAGGTGTCAATTCATGGGTGACGATAATGCAAGGTTCCTTAGTTGGGATACTCCCAAGTTCTGAATGCAAAATTTCCGAAATCAATTGATTACGAATATCCCGGATATCTGATGCCCGCGCTTGGAACAACTCACTGTCGGATTCACTCATAGTTTTTTCAATGAATTTCAGCTGTTCTTCAACAGCTAACGAAGCATTTTTCTTTTCACACTCAATTTTCTGTTGTACCGGAGATATAAATGAGTATTGATCTTTTAAAATTGCTGCATGCACAGCAAATACTTCCGCTTCTTTACCTCCAACCCTTTTCTTTGCCTCTTTTTCCATTTTTTCTATCTTAGTAATTGTTTTATGGCATGCCTCA
This genomic interval carries:
- the ptsP gene encoding phosphoenolpyruvate--protein phosphotransferase, which encodes MDKQEYKGIPISPGMAVEKPYFIEQEKKEIPNEKIYDVKAEVGNFIEACHKTITKIEKMEKEAKKRVGGKEAEVFAVHAAILKDQYSFISPVQQKIECEKKNASLAVEEQLKFIEKTMSESDSELFQARASDIRDIRNQLISEILHSELGSIPTKEPCIIVTHELTPSMTMKMDFSYVKGIVSEVGGPTSHAAIIAKSLGIPAVAGIADAMEHMDTEEMIILDGDAGNIIIHASEEEIEKAKDDVRRQEEEVHQLKKYIGCPSKTRDGKTISLYGNIGNGAEARNALQEGAEGIGLFRSEFLYLNRDTLPSEEEQFQEYKKALEVMGTKRVIVRTLDIGGDKPQKAIDIEEESNPFLGFRAIRLCLKRKELFQTQLRALLRASEYGNLAIMFPMISSIEELEAAKEELQNVADALRKEGVLIKDKIPVGMMMEIPSAAILANEFAKKVDFFSIGTNDLTQYTLAVDRGNEAVSELYTIYHPAVLKLIKNIAEAAHKEGIECGICGEAGGDRRLLPLWIGLGIDELSTVPKSILKIRKSLAKLDCKKCNKLVDKVFKMNTASDIKKLLEGKEEK